A window of Rhododendron vialii isolate Sample 1 chromosome 13a, ASM3025357v1 contains these coding sequences:
- the LOC131312920 gene encoding histidine kinase CKI1-like: MILMLLLIYDDEGVGDGGSGDGGRELGHGENILPNFDNNRASSMKLGSLIVVRPVFFFILLALIILLIPSLVIPCWIIKAKRVEQEVDLISRNLNQQVLSQIGQTARLLSPLNSSATNLARFFSSSLDGANLSFPSIETHVAPVLFQALSTIPHLSQISFIGLDGLFFSYYYSDNDRISAVYTNSSTKFANVSSDWYTQPVNRDTGKRYGEAISTHPAITLDTSWFQEALNNTNGCASTGIGWKNDKDLLLLNTAGIGGRAVVSLGFQANSLVDFFSGMDYYGGTLYLATKDGKSLAELGTNIPNARLVLVGDSVSFEMLDPISGSRIGYVGNVTCKPDAYGTSRGSMLIIRKAKYAIYCSPIDIVGVQSVRMFLRNVLHLRFFVLESATIHTIFICARFALLKSHVYALALPRKGLESFVTKNLDVAFILVILMVGGIVLSLVAFVVLIIRAARREMCLCAALIKQMEATQQAERKSLNKSLAFASASHDVRASLAGITGLIDMSRDQVAPGSDLDTNLKQMEENTRDLLGILNSILDASKIEAGKMQLEEEEFDLAQLLEDVVDFYHPVGMKKGLDVVLDPCDSSLSKFSTVKGDRTKIKQILCNLLSNAVKFTSEGHVVVRARARKPDLGNSILSSSHNSPLRCVPCLFLKNDDAENGQESMNTIRENPNCVEFIFEVDDTGKGIPKEKQNSVFENYVQVKETSTDHTHDGTGLGLGIVQSLVRLMGGEIGIMDKEIGEKGTCFKFNIFLAAGEIDFTNINAREDDTESNSGYISSVSVQHSAGPSTRAFTSPPKQETSHVVLFIQSETRQQILKNFMETLGVKVSSVKEWEQLPYTLKRVKQKMNGSLRSYSSQSDSSSSLSRAVSRDNSKNVPLSALDGTDQIPPPLNRRTNLKKNSPNFTLLVIDTSGGPFRELSRAVAEFKRDLHDTCCCRVIWIDKPGALGNIHSKGLDKDKMPSSDLIISKPFHGSRLHHAIMLLPEFGGTFTDNLISPGRGKQNPECQGSEKSSYGGGKRSLVVQKGVEIEEEGSKKPLGGKRILVAEDNVVLRKVAVANVTALGAMVESCENGEKALELVCEGLSDQPRKLDGAAAITTGSSLLPYDYILMDCEMPVMDGFEATRLIREEERDYGVHIPIIALTAHANGEEANRMMKAGMDFHLAKPLKRELLMEAVLYIDNNRSM, from the exons ATGATTCTTATGCTTTTACTG ATATATGATGATGAAGGTGTCGGCGACGGTGGTAGCGGTGATGGAGGGCGAGAACTCGGCCATGGTG AAAATATACTTCCGAACTTTGATAATAATCGCGCAAGTTCGATGAAGCTCGGTTCATTGATAGTGGTGCGGCCTGTTTTTTTCTTCATCCTCCTG GCCTTGATAATATTGTTGATTCCGAGTCTGGTGATCCCATGTTGGATTATTAAGGCTAAAAGAGTTGAACAAGAAGTTGATTTAATTTCGCGCAATCTCAACCAACAAGTACTATCACAAATCGGACAAACAGCCCGACTGTTATCTCCATTAAATTCGTCGGCAACAAATTTAGCAAGATTTTTCAGTTCATCGTTAGATGGCGCAAACCTCTCGTTCCCGTCAATTGAAACTCAT GTGGCTCCGGTACTATTTCAAGCGTTATCAACAATACCACACTTGTCACAGATATCATTCATCGGATTGGATGGACTTTTCTTCTCATACTACTACTCCGATAACGATCGAATTTCAGCCGTGTATACTAATTCCTCTACAAAATTTGCAAACGTAAGTTCGGATTGGTACACTCAACCGGTGAACCGTGACACTGGAAAGCGATACGGAGAAGCTATTAGTACCCATCCTGCAATCACATTGGATACAAGTTGGTTTCAAGAAGCCTTGAATAACACAAATGGGTGTGCTTCCACAGGAATTGGATGGAAAAATGATAAAGATCTTCTGCTCCTCAATACAGCCGGTATCGGTGGAAGAGCAGTTGTCTCTCTAGGGTTTCAAGCGAATTCATTGGTTGATTTCTTCTCTGGCATGGATTACTACGGTGGGACGTTGTATTTGGCTACAAAAGATGGGAAATCACTAGCTGAATTGGGGACTAACATCCCGAACGCTCGCTTAGTCCTCGTCGGGGATTCGGTTTCTTTCGAAATGTTGGATCCCATTAGTGGTTCACGAATAGGTTATGTTGGTAATGTGACATGCAAACCAGATGCATATGGCACATCGAGAGGTTCCATGTTGATCATTCGGAAGGCGAAGTACGCGATTTACTGTTCACCCATTGACATCGTCGGCGTGCAATCGGTACGTATGTTTCTTCGAAATGTTCTCCATCTTCGTTTTTTCGTACTGGAAAGTGCAACAATACATACCATATTTATATGTGCACGGTTTGCCCTCCTTAAATCTCAT GTATATGCATTGGCTTTACCACGGAAGGGACTAGAGAGCTTCGTCACCAAAAACCTCGACGTCGCCTTCATCCTTGTGATACTCATGGTTGGCGGTATTGTTCTCTCCCTTGTGGCATTCGTCGTGTTAATCATTCGGGCGGCCAGGAGAGAGATGTGCTTGTGCGCTGCACTCATCAAACAAATGGAAGCGACTCAACAAGCTGAAAGGAAGAGCTTGAACAAGAGCCTCGCCTTCGCCAGCGCAAGTCACGATGTCCGCGCTTCCCTCGCCGGAATCACTGGTTTGATCGATATGAGTCGCGATCAAGTGGCTCCTGGTTCAGATTTGGATACAAATTTGAAGCAAATGGAGGAAAATACAAGGGATCTTTTGG GTATTTTGAATTCTATTCTTGATGCAAGTAAAATTGAAGCTGGAAAAATGcaacttgaagaagaagaattcgaCTTGGCTCAACTGCTGGAGGATGTTGTTGATTTCTATCACCCTGTTGGCATGAAAAAAGGGTTAGACGTGGTGCTGGATCCTTGTGATagctctctctccaaattctcAACGGTTAAAGGCGATCGGACCAAAATCAAACAGATATTATGCAACTTGTTGAGCAATGCTGTCAAGTTTACATCTGAGGGACATGTTGTAGTCCGAGCACGGGCCAGAAAACCCGATTTGGGTAACTCGATATTGTCTTCTAGCCATAACAGCCCTTTGCGCTGTGTTCCGTGCTTATTTCTCAAGAATGATGATGCAGAAAATGGCCAAGAATCTATGAACACAATTCGAGAAAATCCCAATTGTGTGGAATTCATATTCGAGGTGGACGATACGGGGAAAGGAATACCGAAAGAGAAGCAAAATTCTGTTTTCGAAAACTATGTTCAAGTCAAAGAGACGTCAACTGATCATACACATGACGGCACTGGCTTGGGACTTGGAATTGTTCAATCTCTG GTACGTCTAATGGGCGGTGAAATAGGGATCATGGACAAGGAAATTGGCGAGAAGGGAACGTGTTTCAAGTTCAACATCTTCCTTGCTGCAGGCGAAATTGACTTCACCAATATCAATGCCAGAGAAGACGATACAGAGTCAAATAGCGGTTATATATCCAGTGTCTCGGTCCAACATTCAGCTGGACCGAGCACCCGTGCCTTCACAAGCCCCCCTAAGCAGGAGACATCACATGTGGTGCTCTTCATTCAAAGCGAAACGCGccaacaaattttgaaaaatttcatGGAAACCTTAGGGGTAAAAGTGTCATCGGTCAAAGAATGGGAACAACTCCCCTACACCCTAAAAAgagtaaaacagaaaatgaacGGTTCCCTCCGCAGCTACTCAAGTCAGTCAGATTCGAGTTCGAGTCTAAGCAGAGCCGTATCACGGGACAATTCCAAAAATGTCCCTCTCAGCGCCTTAGACGGGACCGATCAAATCCCACCACCTCTTAACCGGAGGACTAACTTGAAAAAGAATTCTCCAAATTTCACACTACTTGTGATTGATACAAGTGGTGGTCCATTTCGAGAATTAAGTAGGGCCGTGGCAGAATTCAAAAGAGACCTACATGATACTTGTTGTTGCAGAGTAATTTGGATCGATAAACCGGGTGCTCTGGGGAATATCCATTCCAAAGGCCTTGACAAGGACAAAATGCCTAGTAGTGATTTGATCATTTCTAAGCCATTTCACGGCTCGCGGTTGCACCATGCGATAATGCTTTTACCGGAGTTTGGTGGTACATTTACGGACAATTTGATTTCACCCGGGAGAGGAAAACAGAATCCTGAGTGTCAAGGGAGTGAGAAATCATCCTATGGCGGAGGGAAGAGATCATTGGTGGTGCAGAAGGGGGTGGAGATAGAAGAAGAGGGGTCGAAGAAGCCGTTGGGTGGGAAGAGAATTTTGGTTGCGGAGGACAATGTAGTGTTGAGGAAAGTGGCTGTGGCTAATGTAACTGCGCTTGGTGCAATGGTTGAGTCGTGTGAAAATGGTGAGAAAGCTTTGGAGTTAGTTTGCGAAGGTCTGAGTGATCAACCAAGGAAACTAGATGGAGCTGCTGCTATTACTACTGGGTCTAGTCTTCTTCCTTATGATTATATTTTGATGGACTGCGag ATGCCGGTAATGGATGGGTTTGAAGCAACAAGACTAataagagaggaggagagagattaTGGAGTCCACATACCCATCATAGCATTAACTGCTCATGCAAATGGAGAGGAAGCAAACAGGATGATGAAAGCTGGAATGGATTTCCATTTAGCCAAACCACTCAAAAGAGAACTACTTATGGAAGCCGTCTTGTACATTGACAACAATAGAAGTATGTAG